From one Tachysurus vachellii isolate PV-2020 chromosome 23, HZAU_Pvac_v1, whole genome shotgun sequence genomic stretch:
- the ascl1b gene encoding achaete-scute homolog 1b: MYFTEMEITKTQISSCAYRLQISDSFASLQKATSPSSPERAVMKRQRCSSPERLRCTRRLNFGALGLGVAQQQQPVAVARRNERERNRVKQVNMGFQTLRQHVPNGAANKKMSKVETLRSAVEYIRALQRLLDEHDAVSAAFRCVVPSPTVSSSCSAGPESPRSACSSDEGGYEQLNSEEQELLDFAAWFDGF, encoded by the coding sequence ATGTATTTTACGGAAATGGAGATCACAAAGACGCAAATAAGTTCTTGCGCGTACCGTTTACAGATTTCGGATAGCTTTGCGTCTCTACAGAAAGCTACGTCTCCAAGCAGCCCGGAGCGCGCGGTCATGAAAAGGCAGCGTTGCAGCAGCCCGGAGCGCCTGAGGTGTACGCGCAGGTTGAACTTCGGAGCTCTTGGTCTCGGGGTcgctcagcagcagcagccggTAGCTGTGGCCAGGCGTAACGAGCGAGAGAGGAACAGGGTGAAGCAGGTCAACATGGGCTTCCAGACTCTCCGCCAGCACGTGCCCAACGGTGCGGCCAACAAGAAGATGAGCAAAGTGGAGACGCTGCGCTCGGCTGTGGAGTACATCCGCGCGCTCCAGCGGCTTTTGGACGAGCACGACGCCGTGTCCGCTGCGTTCCGGTGCGTTGTCCCGTCTCCCACGGTCTCGAGTTCGTGCTCTGCTGGCCCAGAGTCCCCCCGCTCCGCCTGCTCCTCTGACGAGGGCGGATACGAGCAACTAAACTCGGAAGAACAAGAGCTGCTGGACTTCGCCGCATGGTTCGACGGGTTCTAA